AGTCGGTTGGTGGGCGCTTGCATTAGTATTAGTGGTGACTTATCCAAGTTCAGCGAAGTTTTGGGGTAAAAATATCCCTTTACAAGTGTTGTTTGCTTTCTCTACGCTGATCCCTTTTGTTGCCGCAGTCTTACGTTTGCGTTTAGATAATTATACTGCTGATCCTCATCATGGTTTATTCTTATTGCTTTATGTGTTTGTATTGGTATGGGCGGCTGACTCTGGTGCCTATTTTGCGGGACGAGCCTTTGGTAAGCACAAGCTTGCGCCGAAAGTCTCACCGGGAAAAACATGGCAAGGGGTATTTGGAGGCATGATCACCGCGGCGGTATTGGCATTTGTATTTATCCATTTCTCAGGTGAAACCTTATTAGGTAGCCGTTCAATGAGTGGTTTTGTTGTGCTTTCTGTGGCAACTGTGGCTATTTCTGTATTAGGTGACTTAGCAGAAAGTATGTTTAAACGTGAATCAGGCATTAAAGACAGTAGTCAATTAATTCCGGGCCATGGCGGTATTTTAGATCGTATTGATAGCTTAACAGCCGCAGTACCATTCTTCACATATTTCTATTTCTTTGTGTTATAGGATAGAACATGTCATTTTTGTGGTCGCTTGGCTCATTTATTATTGCAATTGCTGTGCTAGTTGCCGTGCACGAATACGGCCACTTTTGGGCAGCAAGAAAGTGTGGTATTAAAGTTCATCGTTTTTCGATTGGCTTTGGTAAAGTGATTTGGCGACGCACAGATAAATTGGGCACCGAATTTGCTATTTCAGCTATTCCGCTTGGCGGTTATGTCAAAATGCTTGACGGGCGAAATGAAGAAGTTCCAGCAGAATTAAAATCGCAGGCATTTGAAAGTAAATCTGTCGCTCAACGTGCTTTTGTCATTGCTGCAGGCCCGCTTGCTAATTTTATTTTTGCGATTTTGGCATATTGGGTGATTTATTCTGTTGGGATTCCGAGTGTTAAACCAGTCATTGAAAATGTCACGCCAAATTCTCCCGCTGCGATGGCTCAAATTGAACCAAATAGCCAGATTTTAGCAATTGATGGAAAGAATACACCCGATTGGGAAACCATTAATTTATTGCTCACTGATAAGTTAGGTTCTGATTCTGTTGAACTCACATTAACGCCTTTTGGTGAAGACCAACCTTATCAACGAACCATTAATCTGCAAAATTGGACATTTGAGCCAGATAAAGAAACAGCATTTGAAACATTAGGGATCAATCCCGTTTCAAGTAAAGTGGAGATGACTTTATCAAAAGTGGTGGAGAACTCACCGGCTGAAAAAGCAGGCTTGTTGGTTGGCGATAAAATTTTAGCAGAAAATTCGACGGCACTTGATTGGAAAGCTTTTGTCGCACTGGTACAACAAGGTCAGCCTTTTACAATCAAGATCGAACGTAATCAAGAAATTTTTGACAAAACCTTGCAACCTGAGAAGAATCGAGAGGGTAAATGGTTTGTTGGGTTAAGTCCGACGTTCTTAAAAGTTGGCGAACAGTATCGAACTGAATTAAAATATGGTATTCTTGATGCCTTACAAAAAGGTGTGGAAAAGACAGGCCAAATTTCTTGGTTTATTGTGAAGGCAATCGGGAAATTGTTTAGTGGAGAGCTTTCATTTTCCAGTTTAGCCGGGCCAATTTCAATTGCCCAAGGTGCAGGTGCATCTTCTAACGCGGGTGTGATTTATTTCTTAAGTTTTCTCGCGTTGATTAGTGTTAATTTAGGCATAATGAATTTATTTCCGTTGCCAGTTTTAGATGGTGGACATCTCGTATTTTTGGCGGCGGAAGCTATCAAAGGAAAACCTGTTTCAGAACGGGTACAAAATTTAAGTTATCGTATAGGGCTCACAATTTTGTTAATTCAAACAATTTTTGTGCTTTTTAATGATTTCTTACGTTTATAACTATTGTTTTTTATAGGATAAAGTCGATGAAAAAACTTCTAATCGCAAGTTTATTATTCGGTACTACAACGAGTGTATTTGCGGCACCATTTGTAGCAAAAGACATTCGTGTTGACGGTGCTCAAGGAGACTTAGAACAGCAAATTCTAGCAAGTCTTCCTGTTCGTAGTGGTCAGCGTGTAACGGATAAAGATGTAGCCAATATTGTACGTTCATTATTCGTAAGTGGACAGTTTGATGATGTTAAAGCTTTCCAAGATGGCGACGCATTAGTTGTGAGCGTTATTGCGAAACCAATTATTTCTGAAGTGAATATTAAAGGTAACTCAGTTATTCCAACAGAAGCATTAAAACAAAACCTTGATGCAAATGGTTTCAAAAGTGGTGATGTCTTAAATCGTGCGAAATTAGAAGAGTTTGCGAAAACCTTAAGAGAACATTATAAGAGTATAGGTCGTTATAATGCGAAAGTTGATCCGATAGTGACAACTTTACCGAATAACCGTGCAGAAATTACACTTCAAATTGATGAAGATGATACGGCAAAACTTCGTTCTGTTACTTTTAATGGAAATGAAGCGATTTCTAGCAGTAAGTTACAAGAACAAATGGAACTTCAACCTGATTCTTGGTGGAAACTTTGGGGTAATAAGTTTGATGGTTCTCAATTTGATAAAGATATTCAAGCTATCCAAGACTATTACCAAAATAATGGTTATGCAAAAGCAAGAGTGACAAAAACAGATGTTCAGTTGAATGAAGAACATACAAAAGCAGATGTCACTATTGATGTAAGTGAAGGTGAAAAATACAATTTAAGTTCTGCTCGTATCGTCGGTAACTTAGGTGGTATGGCTGATGAATTACAACCATTATTAGGTGAACTTCACTTAAATGATACATTCAGTCGTGCGGATGTGCAAAATGTTGAAAGCTTAATTAAAGATAAATTAGGTGAACGTGGTTACGGTAGTGCAACAGTGAATACTGTACCAACTTTCGATGATGCGAATAAAACATTAGCATTAACCTTTGTGGTTGATGCGGGACGTCGTTTATCTGTTCGTCAAGTTCGCTTTGAAGGTAATACGGTTTCTGCAGATAGCACATTGCGTCAAGAAATGCGCCAGCAAGAAGGTACTTGGTATAACTCTCAATTAGTTGAGTTAGGTAAAGTACGTTTAGATAGAACGGGTTTCTTTGAGAGTGTAGAAAATCGTGTTGAACCAATTCAAGGTTCTAATGATGAAGTCGATGTCGTATATAAAGTAAGAGAACGTAATACCGGTAGTATTAACTTTGGTATCGGTTATGGTACAGAAAGTGGTATCAGCTATCAAGCAAGTGTGAAACAAGACAATTTCTTGGGAACAGGTGCAGCGGTAAGTTTAGCAGGTACACGTAATGACTACGGTACAAGTGTAAACTTGGGTTATACAGAACCATACTTTACTAAAGATGGAGTAAGTTTAGGTGGAAACGTATTCTATGAAACTTACGATAACTCGAAAAGTGATACTTTATCAACCTATAAACGTACAACTTACGGTGGTAATGTCACATTAGGATTCCCAGTTAATGAGAATAACTCATATTACGTGGGATTAGGTTATACTTATAATAAAATCAGTAACTTCGCGTATGAATACAACCGTGATTTATACATGAAGTCAATGAATTTGACTGGAAACTCAATCAAAACTAATGATTTTGATTTCTCATTTGGTTGGAATTACAACAGCCTAAACCGTGGCTATTTCCCAACTAAAGGTGTGAAAGCAAGTTTAGGTGGCCGTGTCACCATTCCAGGATCTGATAATAAATATTATAAATTAAGTGCTGATCTTCAAGGTTTCTACCCATTAGATCGTGATCATCGCTGGGTATTATCTGGAAAAGCAACTGCTTCTTATGCAAATGGCTTAGGTGGTAAACGTGTACCGTTCTATCAACTTTATACGGCGGGTGGTATCGGTTCATTACGTGGTTTTGCTTATGGTGCAGTAGGTCCTAATGCGATTTATCAAGACAAATATGGCCAATGGTATCAAAGTACTGATGTCGTTGGTGGTAACGCGATGGCTACAGCAAGCGTGGAACTTATTGTTCCAACCCCATTTGTTGGAGATAAAAGCCAAAATAGCGTAAGAACCTCACTTTTCGTTGATGCTGCGAGTGTTTGGAATACAAAATGGAAATCAGATAAAGAAGGCTTAAAATCATCTCCTGTTTATGCAACATTACCTGATTACAGCAAAGCAGGTCGAATCCGTGCATCGACTGGTGTAGCTTTCCAATGGCAATCACCAATCGGACCATTGGTATTCTCTTACGCGAAACCAATCAAAAAATATGAAAATGATGATGTAGAACAATTCCAATTTAGTATTGGTGGTTCTTTCTAATAAATTGAACTTTTACGTTCTATTTAAGTCAAAATCTTCGTTCTGTGTCAGTGAGTTAGCTGACACAGAAATATTTACTCAACTAATTTAAGGAAATTCAAATATGAAAAACGTAGTAAAAGTTACCGCACTTTCTTTAGGTCTTGCACTTGCATCAGGTTTTGCTGCTGCAGATGAAAATATCGCATTCATCAATGCGGGTTACTTATTCCAAAACCACCCGGATCGTCAAGCTGTAGCAGATAAGTTAGATGCAGAATTCAAACCAATGGCGGATAAACTTGCTGCAAGTAAGAAAGAAATTGATGACAAAATCGTAGCATCTCGTAAAAAAGTAGAAGCAAAAGTGGCTGCTTTACAAAAAGATGCACCTCGTTTACGTCAAGCTGAAATTCAAAAGCGCCAAGAAGAAATTACTAAATTTGGTTCAGATGAAGAAGCTGCATTAAATAAATTAATGGAAGAGCAAGATAAAAAAGTGGCAGAGTTTCAAGAGTTAAACGAAAAACGTCAAACTGAAGAGCGTGGTAAATTATTAGAAAGCATTCAAGTTGCAACTAATAACTTAGCAAAAGCAAAAGGTTATACTTATGTTTTAGATGCTAACTCTGTAGTATTTGCGGTAGATGGTAAAGACATTACTGAAGATGTATTAAAATCTATTCCTGCAACTGAAAAAGCAGCTCCAGCAAAAACTGAAGAGAAAAAATAATAGGTTCTCATAATGCAAAAATCCTATTCTTTACAGGAATTAGCAACAAAAGTCGGCGGTACCTTTCGCGGTAACGCCGATGTTGTCGTTAATAGTATTGCTGCTCTTTCAAAAGCAGATACAAATCAGCTTACGTTCATTTCTAATGCAAAATTTCGCCCTTTATTAGCTGAATCTAAAGCAGGTATTCTTGTGGTGTCAGAAGCGGATGTAGAATTTTGCTCACCTGAAAGTAATTTACTTATCGTTAAAGATCCTTATGTTGCTTATGCAGTATTAGCGCAATATATGGATACTACCCCGAAAGCAGCTCAAAATATCCACCCAAGTGCGGTTATTTCTGAAAAAGCTTCAATGGGTGAAAATGTATCAATTGGTGCAAATGCTGTTATTGAAGAAGGTGTTGTATTAGGCGATAACGTAATTATTGGCGCCGGTTGTTTTGTAGGTAAATTCACCAAAATTGGTGCAGGTACACAGCTTTGGGCAAATGTAAGCGTTTATCATGAAGTAGAAATTGGACAAAATTGCTTAATTCAATCAGGTGCTGTGATTGGTAGTGATGGCTTTGGCTATGCGAATGATCGTGGTCGCTGGGTGAAAATTCCACAAGTAGGACAAGTGATTATTGGTAATAATGTCGAAATCGGTGCTTGTACCTGTATTGACCGTGGAGCCTTAGATGCGACAGTCATTGAAGATAACGTCATTATTGATAACCTTTGTCAAATTGCGCATAACGTTCATATTGGCACAGGCACAGCAGTGGCTGGTGGTGTGATTATGGCGGGTAGCTTAAAAGTAGGTCGTTATTGCTTAATTGGCGGAGCAAGTGTGATTAATGGTCACATGGAGATCTGCGATAAAGTAACCGTGACAGGCATGGGTATGGTGATGCGCCCAATTACTGAGCCTGGCGTATACTCATCGGGCATTCCACTACAAACCAATAAAGAGTGGCGAAAAACAGCCGCACTTACCTTGGGAATTGATGGTATGAATAAACGATTGAAAGCCCTTGAGAAAAAACTTGGCTAAGATTTTAAAACGTACCTTAGGGTGCGTTTTATTTTTATACAGAAATATCGTATAATCTCAATGTTTTATTATTATTTATTTTAAAGGTATTAGTCGTGTCAGAGAATCAAGTAAGTAAAGTGATTGAAGCAAAAGAAATTATGACCTTATTGCCACATCGTTATCCATTTTTATTAGTGGATCGCGTGTTGGATTACAAAGAAGGTGAGTGGTTAAAAGCAATTAAAAATATCAGTGTAAACGAACCTTGTTTTACCGGTCATTTCCCTGGAGAGCCAATTTTACCAGGTGTGTTAATTCTTGAAGCTTTGGCGCAATCAATGGGGATCCTTGCATTTAAAACCCATGAATTAAAAGGTGGCGAATTATTCTATTTCGCAGGTATTGATGAAGCGCGTTTCAAACGCCCAGTATTACCTGGAGATCAAATGGAATTGAACGTTCAAGTGATTAAAGAACGTCGTGGTATTACAGCATTCACAGGTATTGCAACCGTAAACGGTGAAGTTGCTTGTGAAGCCAAATTAATGTGTGCTCGTCGATAATTAAAGAAAATTAAGGGGTAAGTATGATCCACCCAAGTGCA
The sequence above is a segment of the Haemophilus parainfluenzae genome. Coding sequences within it:
- the rseP gene encoding sigma E protease regulator RseP — encoded protein: MSFLWSLGSFIIAIAVLVAVHEYGHFWAARKCGIKVHRFSIGFGKVIWRRTDKLGTEFAISAIPLGGYVKMLDGRNEEVPAELKSQAFESKSVAQRAFVIAAGPLANFIFAILAYWVIYSVGIPSVKPVIENVTPNSPAAMAQIEPNSQILAIDGKNTPDWETINLLLTDKLGSDSVELTLTPFGEDQPYQRTINLQNWTFEPDKETAFETLGINPVSSKVEMTLSKVVENSPAEKAGLLVGDKILAENSTALDWKAFVALVQQGQPFTIKIERNQEIFDKTLQPEKNREGKWFVGLSPTFLKVGEQYRTELKYGILDALQKGVEKTGQISWFIVKAIGKLFSGELSFSSLAGPISIAQGAGASSNAGVIYFLSFLALISVNLGIMNLFPLPVLDGGHLVFLAAEAIKGKPVSERVQNLSYRIGLTILLIQTIFVLFNDFLRL
- the fabZ gene encoding 3-hydroxyacyl-ACP dehydratase FabZ, yielding MSENQVSKVIEAKEIMTLLPHRYPFLLVDRVLDYKEGEWLKAIKNISVNEPCFTGHFPGEPILPGVLILEALAQSMGILAFKTHELKGGELFYFAGIDEARFKRPVLPGDQMELNVQVIKERRGITAFTGIATVNGEVACEAKLMCARR
- a CDS encoding OmpH family outer membrane protein: MKNVVKVTALSLGLALASGFAAADENIAFINAGYLFQNHPDRQAVADKLDAEFKPMADKLAASKKEIDDKIVASRKKVEAKVAALQKDAPRLRQAEIQKRQEEITKFGSDEEAALNKLMEEQDKKVAEFQELNEKRQTEERGKLLESIQVATNNLAKAKGYTYVLDANSVVFAVDGKDITEDVLKSIPATEKAAPAKTEEKK
- a CDS encoding phosphatidate cytidylyltransferase; translation: MLKERVLSAIVLIALVLCALFLFTPFYFALALGFVATLGIWEWAQFARFKNPLARLCIAAFLGAFIFLWLYNEGNYLDAGRVFENYLPLLLLNSVGWWALALVLVVTYPSSAKFWGKNIPLQVLFAFSTLIPFVAAVLRLRLDNYTADPHHGLFLLLYVFVLVWAADSGAYFAGRAFGKHKLAPKVSPGKTWQGVFGGMITAAVLAFVFIHFSGETLLGSRSMSGFVVLSVATVAISVLGDLAESMFKRESGIKDSSQLIPGHGGILDRIDSLTAAVPFFTYFYFFVL
- the bamA gene encoding outer membrane protein assembly factor BamA gives rise to the protein MKKLLIASLLFGTTTSVFAAPFVAKDIRVDGAQGDLEQQILASLPVRSGQRVTDKDVANIVRSLFVSGQFDDVKAFQDGDALVVSVIAKPIISEVNIKGNSVIPTEALKQNLDANGFKSGDVLNRAKLEEFAKTLREHYKSIGRYNAKVDPIVTTLPNNRAEITLQIDEDDTAKLRSVTFNGNEAISSSKLQEQMELQPDSWWKLWGNKFDGSQFDKDIQAIQDYYQNNGYAKARVTKTDVQLNEEHTKADVTIDVSEGEKYNLSSARIVGNLGGMADELQPLLGELHLNDTFSRADVQNVESLIKDKLGERGYGSATVNTVPTFDDANKTLALTFVVDAGRRLSVRQVRFEGNTVSADSTLRQEMRQQEGTWYNSQLVELGKVRLDRTGFFESVENRVEPIQGSNDEVDVVYKVRERNTGSINFGIGYGTESGISYQASVKQDNFLGTGAAVSLAGTRNDYGTSVNLGYTEPYFTKDGVSLGGNVFYETYDNSKSDTLSTYKRTTYGGNVTLGFPVNENNSYYVGLGYTYNKISNFAYEYNRDLYMKSMNLTGNSIKTNDFDFSFGWNYNSLNRGYFPTKGVKASLGGRVTIPGSDNKYYKLSADLQGFYPLDRDHRWVLSGKATASYANGLGGKRVPFYQLYTAGGIGSLRGFAYGAVGPNAIYQDKYGQWYQSTDVVGGNAMATASVELIVPTPFVGDKSQNSVRTSLFVDAASVWNTKWKSDKEGLKSSPVYATLPDYSKAGRIRASTGVAFQWQSPIGPLVFSYAKPIKKYENDDVEQFQFSIGGSF
- the lpxD gene encoding UDP-3-O-(3-hydroxymyristoyl)glucosamine N-acyltransferase → MQKSYSLQELATKVGGTFRGNADVVVNSIAALSKADTNQLTFISNAKFRPLLAESKAGILVVSEADVEFCSPESNLLIVKDPYVAYAVLAQYMDTTPKAAQNIHPSAVISEKASMGENVSIGANAVIEEGVVLGDNVIIGAGCFVGKFTKIGAGTQLWANVSVYHEVEIGQNCLIQSGAVIGSDGFGYANDRGRWVKIPQVGQVIIGNNVEIGACTCIDRGALDATVIEDNVIIDNLCQIAHNVHIGTGTAVAGGVIMAGSLKVGRYCLIGGASVINGHMEICDKVTVTGMGMVMRPITEPGVYSSGIPLQTNKEWRKTAALTLGIDGMNKRLKALEKKLG